The Stratiformator vulcanicus genome has a segment encoding these proteins:
- a CDS encoding type II toxin-antitoxin system HicA family toxin: MKRHKLIKHLAAQKCRFVREGGRHLLWVDASGERKSAIPRHSEIPKKLVKSICRQLGVSEPPSAA, encoded by the coding sequence GTGAAGCGTCATAAGCTCATTAAGCATCTCGCTGCACAGAAGTGCCGTTTCGTGAGAGAGGGTGGGCGGCACTTGCTCTGGGTTGATGCCTCCGGTGAGCGGAAGTCGGCGATTCCTCGACACAGTGAGATTCCGAAAAAATTGGTCAAGTCGATCTGTCGACAACTTGGAGTCTCCGAACCGCCTTCGGCAGCGTAA
- a CDS encoding type II toxin-antitoxin system HicB family antitoxin produces the protein MPCYNVGHLLLEKVTAMLVYKAAYTICDDGVHAEVLDYPGALSSGENLNEARDMLASALVDMAESDMLDGRTLPRPDSNRTDPDADIVEPIYLILSAGAHVKNVAVANS, from the coding sequence GTGCCGTGTTACAATGTGGGGCACCTGTTGCTCGAAAAGGTGACTGCGATGCTGGTTTACAAAGCCGCCTACACAATTTGCGACGACGGAGTGCATGCGGAGGTCCTTGACTATCCGGGCGCGCTGTCGAGTGGCGAGAACCTGAATGAGGCTCGCGACATGCTAGCCTCGGCACTCGTCGATATGGCCGAGTCCGATATGCTGGATGGACGCACGCTTCCGCGGCCAGATTCGAACAGGACCGATCCTGATGCGGATATCGTGGAGCCAATCTATCTCATTCTGTCCGCCGGTGCTCACGTAAAAAATGTGGCTGTCGCGAACTCGTGA
- a CDS encoding class I SAM-dependent methyltransferase, whose product MSDHTAEPSDRGRRTYDEDLNCPLCAAISAPYLQDERRTYRQCSVCRLVFVVNSDLPSREVERRQYDLHENDPGDENYRRFLSRVFRPLHERLPPRSCGLDFGCGPGPTLSVMFEEAGHTMDVFDPFYFPNRSVLEQQYDFVTASEVVEHFHRPAEEFARLFSLLKPGGLLGLMTKRVRDRDAFAKWHYKQDPTHVCFYSAATFEWLAEDRGARFDVICDDVVIFRLS is encoded by the coding sequence ATGAGCGATCACACCGCCGAGCCATCAGATCGCGGCCGAAGAACTTACGATGAAGACTTGAATTGCCCGCTTTGTGCCGCGATCAGCGCGCCCTATCTGCAAGATGAGCGACGGACCTATCGACAGTGTTCGGTTTGCAGGCTTGTCTTTGTGGTTAACTCCGACCTGCCATCTCGTGAGGTCGAACGACGGCAGTACGATTTGCATGAAAACGACCCCGGCGACGAGAATTATCGCCGGTTTCTAAGCCGCGTGTTCCGTCCCTTGCACGAGCGGCTACCTCCCCGAAGCTGCGGCCTCGACTTTGGATGCGGGCCGGGGCCGACGTTATCGGTCATGTTCGAGGAAGCCGGGCACACGATGGACGTGTTCGATCCGTTTTACTTTCCGAATCGCAGCGTGCTGGAGCAGCAATACGATTTCGTGACGGCGAGCGAGGTGGTCGAGCATTTTCATCGGCCTGCCGAGGAATTTGCCCGCTTGTTCTCACTGCTCAAACCGGGCGGCCTGCTCGGGTTGATGACGAAGCGCGTGCGTGATCGAGATGCGTTCGCCAAGTGGCATTACAAGCAGGATCCGACGCATGTCTGCTTCTATTCGGCCGCAACGTTCGAGTGGCTCGCTGAAGATCGGGGTGCCCGGTTCGATGTGATATGCGATGATGTCGTGATTTTCAGGTTGTCGTGA
- a CDS encoding sulfatase family protein has translation MNSSNLRLLCLAVLLAPFACVCLSVSQADDRPNVVILFADDLGYGDLACYGHPAIRTPHLDQLADEGLRLTSFVTGSWCVPSRTQLITGRYMPRVKFGGRTGSNGKGGLPDSEWTLAEAAQDAGYRTHMVGKWHLGYQSKKFLPVNQGFDSWFGLPYSNDYMKPWVQTDVPLGLYRGEEMVEFPFDQNPLTKRYTREAVDLIRDGDDEPFLLYLAYAMPHLPLAVSDEKRGTSNFGLYGDVIEEVDWSVGQVLKALEAKGIAEDTLVFFASDNGPWVDMPPRMQQAGNELWHAGSAGPLRGSKATTYEGGPRVPAIFKWPGKIEAGRVSDELVGMPDVYRTILEVTGAKLPDHKLDGHDLVPLLTGETDRSPRDEYWYFRGDLEAVRLGEWKLRTVTGSPELFHMKTDPFERINRAETEPERLSELSQRMNAIASEVGVKVKGVKP, from the coding sequence ATGAATTCATCCAACCTCCGCCTGCTTTGTCTCGCAGTGCTGCTCGCACCGTTCGCCTGCGTCTGCCTGTCAGTCAGTCAGGCAGATGATCGGCCCAATGTGGTCATTCTGTTCGCCGATGACCTGGGGTATGGCGATCTCGCCTGCTACGGGCACCCGGCGATTCGCACGCCGCATCTCGATCAACTGGCCGACGAAGGCCTTCGCTTGACCTCATTTGTGACGGGATCATGGTGTGTGCCGTCGCGAACGCAGCTCATCACGGGGCGTTACATGCCCCGCGTGAAGTTCGGCGGCAGAACCGGCTCGAACGGCAAAGGCGGCCTGCCCGATTCCGAATGGACGCTCGCCGAGGCGGCGCAAGATGCCGGATACCGGACTCACATGGTCGGGAAGTGGCACCTCGGATATCAATCGAAGAAGTTCCTGCCGGTGAATCAGGGATTCGATAGCTGGTTCGGGTTACCCTACTCGAATGACTATATGAAGCCTTGGGTGCAGACCGACGTACCGCTGGGCCTTTACCGCGGTGAGGAAATGGTCGAATTCCCGTTCGACCAAAACCCGCTCACCAAACGCTACACCCGTGAAGCGGTCGATCTCATTCGCGACGGCGACGACGAACCGTTTCTGCTCTACCTCGCCTATGCGATGCCGCACCTCCCGCTGGCCGTTTCTGATGAGAAGCGCGGGACGTCAAACTTCGGCTTGTACGGCGATGTGATTGAAGAGGTCGATTGGAGCGTCGGGCAGGTCTTAAAGGCGCTGGAGGCCAAAGGCATTGCCGAAGACACTTTGGTCTTCTTCGCCTCCGACAACGGGCCGTGGGTCGACATGCCTCCTCGAATGCAGCAGGCGGGCAACGAGCTTTGGCACGCGGGGTCAGCCGGGCCTCTGCGGGGATCGAAGGCGACGACCTACGAAGGTGGGCCGCGCGTGCCGGCGATCTTTAAATGGCCGGGGAAAATCGAAGCGGGTCGTGTCTCAGACGAATTGGTCGGCATGCCCGATGTTTACCGCACAATCCTGGAAGTCACCGGCGCCAAGCTGCCCGATCATAAACTCGATGGGCACGACCTCGTGCCTCTTCTGACCGGTGAAACTGACAGGTCGCCGCGCGACGAGTACTGGTATTTCCGCGGCGACCTAGAGGCGGTGCGGCTTGGTGAATGGAAATTAAGAACAGTCACGGGGTCGCCCGAATTGTTTCATATGAAGACCGATCCGTTCGAACGAATTAACCGTGCCGAAACTGAGCCGGAGCGGCTTTCCGAACTCAGTCAACGAATGAACGCGATTGCGAGTGAGGTTGGCGTTAAAGTGAAAGGCGTCAAACCGTAA